The following are encoded in a window of Amphibacillus xylanus NBRC 15112 genomic DNA:
- a CDS encoding DUF4097 family beta strand repeat-containing protein, with protein MKKFALLGAILLVIGVLGTIFNWNHLLGETNIKRIDDSVTVEASDLELIEINIDVANLNLYQIDGDSIQIDYRGRSHRNVKDILTVNNDNDTLYVEVTHRSRWFNLSFIPFWNKHTTKIDIGIPAGFDGIIDTNVDVGKISVENLNLKQFNAVVNVGNIEGKRVFVEEGTVEVDVGEINLTDVSSHWDLETNIGDINLELQEWEGRIDARSNIGELTFRLPSHVEYYSLHLEAELGKVRGVDNPIIGYRSATEAGPSLNAFTDIGDIEIHWQR; from the coding sequence TTGAAAAAGTTCGCATTATTAGGTGCAATTTTATTAGTTATTGGTGTATTAGGTACGATTTTTAATTGGAATCATCTATTAGGAGAAACGAATATTAAAAGAATCGATGATTCAGTCACGGTCGAAGCAAGTGATCTTGAATTAATCGAGATAAACATCGATGTTGCCAATCTAAATCTGTATCAAATTGATGGTGATTCAATTCAAATTGATTATCGTGGAAGAAGTCATCGAAATGTTAAGGACATACTAACAGTTAATAACGACAATGATACGCTTTATGTTGAAGTAACTCATCGTTCTAGATGGTTTAATCTATCTTTTATCCCATTTTGGAACAAACATACAACGAAAATTGACATCGGTATACCAGCAGGATTTGACGGGATTATTGATACAAATGTAGATGTTGGAAAAATTAGTGTGGAAAATTTAAACTTAAAGCAATTTAATGCAGTGGTAAACGTGGGAAATATCGAAGGAAAGCGCGTCTTTGTTGAAGAAGGGACAGTTGAAGTAGATGTAGGGGAAATTAACTTAACTGATGTGAGTAGTCATTGGGATTTAGAAACGAATATTGGTGATATTAATCTTGAGTTACAGGAGTGGGAAGGCAGAATAGATGCAAGATCAAATATCGGTGAGTTAACGTTTCGATTGCCAAGTCACGTTGAATATTATTCACTTCATTTAGAAGCAGAGTTAGGGAAGGTTAGAGGGGTAGATAATCCAATCATTGGATATCGCTCTGCTACAGAAGCGGGCCCAAGCTTAAATGCATTTACTGACATAGGTGATATCGAGATTCATTGGCAACGATAG
- a CDS encoding DUF1700 domain-containing protein encodes MNQKRYLQELAYYLRSLPKDVQDQIIKFYEDEFNKAKNEGRSEEDTILLLGRPKANAEKELAIYADQIQPESSFDSNEAYQSEEKWQSVKQMNQPINYGMLILLIVINIIFVLGPAVGILFAGFGLWLSSISLMATPLMVFWFNGAVSFPEFYPVMAAVGLGILLFVAMHYLSKLASRLIRAYFDAMKRMVRGE; translated from the coding sequence ATGAATCAGAAACGATATCTACAAGAATTAGCATATTATCTTCGTTCATTACCTAAAGATGTTCAAGATCAAATTATTAAATTTTATGAAGACGAATTTAATAAAGCTAAAAATGAAGGAAGATCAGAAGAAGATACGATTTTATTATTAGGTAGACCGAAAGCCAATGCAGAGAAGGAACTAGCAATTTATGCTGATCAGATTCAGCCAGAGTCTAGTTTTGATAGTAACGAAGCTTACCAAAGCGAAGAAAAATGGCAAAGTGTAAAGCAAATGAATCAACCAATTAATTATGGCATGCTTATTCTTTTAATCGTCATTAATATTATCTTTGTCTTAGGTCCTGCAGTTGGAATATTATTTGCTGGCTTTGGACTTTGGTTAAGCTCGATTTCTCTTATGGCAACGCCTCTAATGGTATTCTGGTTCAATGGGGCTGTCTCATTCCCAGAGTTCTATCCCGTAATGGCGGCAGTAGGATTAGGAATCTTACTATTTGTTGCAATGCATTATTTATCTAAGTTAGCCTCTCGCTTAATTCGTGCTTATTTTGACGCAATGAAGCGAATGGTAAGGGGGGAATAA
- a CDS encoding response regulator: MIRVLFVDDHEMVRIGVTAFLKTQKDIEVVGEAANGEEGVKMALDLRPDIILMDIVMDQMDGIEATKRIIESWPEAKIIMVTSFVDDDKVYPALEAGATSYLLKTSKASEIANAIRKTAKGESVFEQEVTNKMMAKMRGNLSPDLHEQLTEREREILLLIASGKTNQEIADQLFIALKTVKVHVSNILSKLEVKDRTQAAIYAHEHKLIEKDQV; encoded by the coding sequence ATGATTCGAGTATTATTTGTCGATGATCATGAAATGGTTCGCATAGGTGTGACAGCATTTTTAAAAACACAAAAGGACATTGAAGTCGTTGGCGAGGCCGCAAATGGTGAAGAAGGCGTAAAAATGGCACTTGACCTTCGACCAGATATTATTTTAATGGACATTGTGATGGATCAAATGGATGGTATTGAAGCAACTAAGAGAATTATCGAGAGCTGGCCTGAAGCGAAGATCATTATGGTTACAAGTTTTGTTGATGATGATAAAGTCTATCCTGCACTTGAAGCAGGTGCAACAAGCTATCTATTAAAAACATCAAAAGCAAGTGAGATTGCTAATGCAATTCGGAAAACAGCAAAAGGTGAATCCGTCTTTGAACAAGAAGTAACAAATAAAATGATGGCAAAAATGCGTGGGAATTTGAGTCCTGATCTCCACGAGCAACTAACAGAACGAGAACGAGAAATTTTACTCCTAATTGCATCAGGAAAAACTAATCAGGAAATCGCCGATCAATTATTTATTGCGTTAAAGACGGTAAAGGTTCATGTTAGCAACATTTTAAGTAAGTTAGAGGTAAAGGATCGAACGCAAGCGGCTATTTATGCCCATGAACATAAATTGATTGAAAAAGATCAGGTTTAA
- a CDS encoding sensor histidine kinase: MRKAIAKGILFSSFLVVILLLLVFQQYDFLDWRFLWVRSFGGLPIIILIVLLILSIGSFFGLVSYQEQKYQLQMINDRLKQVLSGKAEANIVTRAKHKSIKQTIELIYELQQQLNQMAKRMQEVISEQLEDQEEKIEARLTEERNRLARELHDSVSQELFAASMLVSAINEIEPENIDQITQPLEQIEQMIQQAQLEMRALLLHLRPIALRHQTLKEGIDQLISELVEKVPIKINWQTEPIVLNRAVEDNLFRILQESLSNALRHAKAEQIDVAFIKRDNIAILSVTDDGVGFDSEQVLSGSYGLANMQERAAEIGGQFKVISLPKQGTKITVHIPLNREE; the protein is encoded by the coding sequence ATGAGAAAGGCAATAGCAAAGGGCATCCTATTTTCAAGCTTTCTTGTTGTTATTTTACTTTTACTTGTGTTCCAGCAATATGATTTTCTTGACTGGCGCTTTTTATGGGTTCGTAGTTTTGGTGGTTTACCAATAATTATTTTAATCGTTTTACTGATTTTATCGATAGGATCATTTTTTGGTCTTGTATCATATCAGGAGCAGAAGTATCAGCTCCAAATGATTAATGATAGATTAAAACAAGTTTTATCAGGAAAAGCAGAGGCGAATATCGTCACTAGAGCAAAACATAAATCAATTAAACAAACAATCGAATTGATCTATGAACTACAACAACAATTGAATCAAATGGCAAAACGCATGCAAGAAGTGATTAGTGAGCAGCTTGAAGATCAGGAAGAAAAGATTGAAGCGCGATTAACAGAGGAAAGAAACCGATTGGCAAGGGAACTTCATGACTCAGTTAGCCAAGAATTATTTGCTGCATCAATGCTTGTGTCTGCAATTAATGAAATTGAACCTGAAAATATTGATCAAATTACTCAGCCACTTGAGCAAATTGAACAAATGATTCAGCAAGCACAGCTTGAAATGCGCGCTTTATTACTTCACTTACGCCCGATTGCATTAAGACATCAAACACTAAAAGAGGGAATTGATCAGCTAATTTCCGAGCTGGTTGAAAAAGTACCGATTAAAATAAATTGGCAAACAGAACCGATTGTCCTTAATCGTGCAGTAGAGGATAACTTGTTCCGAATATTACAGGAATCATTATCAAATGCATTACGACATGCGAAAGCGGAGCAAATCGATGTAGCCTTCATTAAGCGTGACAATATCGCCATATTGTCAGTTACTGATGATGGGGTCGGATTTGATTCCGAACAGGTTTTATCAGGATCGTATGGATTAGCTAATATGCAGGAAAGAGCGGCTGAAATAGGTGGTCAATTCAAAGTGATTAGTCTACCAAAACAAGGGACGAAAATTACAGTCCACATTCCGCTAAATCGTGAGGAGTGA
- the liaF gene encoding cell wall-active antibiotics response protein LiaF — MYNLFEKKPVQIILLVCLGVFVLEFIWMDSRHIVGIAILAVLAYFSWQHYYREPNRFIFWVSIIIIGSILIDTVFFRIIIGIVLAWFIIQYLQNQSAEKGDVRVVKFSEESIQESEVLYTNKWFGRQNRGTEPYQWQDYNSQTIIGETVIDLTQTVLPKGEPLVLVRHLAGTIKIIVPYDVEVSIHHSVFIGSVDIFGYGYDQMTNRVVHYQTENYHQANQRVKIYTSMIAGKFEVVRG, encoded by the coding sequence ATGTACAATTTGTTTGAGAAAAAACCAGTTCAAATTATCTTACTCGTCTGTCTAGGAGTATTTGTACTTGAATTTATCTGGATGGATTCAAGACATATTGTTGGAATCGCAATATTAGCTGTTCTTGCCTACTTTTCATGGCAGCATTATTACAGAGAACCGAATCGATTTATCTTTTGGGTGTCGATCATCATTATTGGTTCAATCTTGATAGATACAGTATTCTTTCGGATTATTATAGGGATTGTGCTTGCTTGGTTTATTATTCAATATCTTCAAAATCAATCAGCCGAAAAAGGCGATGTTAGAGTCGTCAAATTCTCAGAAGAGTCTATACAAGAGTCAGAAGTATTGTACACAAATAAATGGTTTGGTCGACAAAATCGAGGGACAGAGCCGTATCAATGGCAAGATTACAATAGTCAAACGATTATTGGTGAGACAGTGATTGACTTAACACAGACAGTACTACCTAAGGGAGAGCCACTTGTTTTAGTCCGTCATCTTGCTGGGACGATTAAAATTATCGTGCCGTATGATGTAGAGGTGAGTATTCACCATTCTGTATTTATCGGATCTGTTGATATTTTTGGTTATGGTTACGATCAAATGACAAATCGTGTTGTTCATTATCAAACTGAAAATTACCATCAAGCGAACCAACGGGTGAAAATCTATACATCAATGATAGCAGGGAAATTTGAGGTGGTCAGAGGATGA